DNA from Methanobrevibacter thaueri:
CAGAAAAAATAAAGAAATTATACAAGACCAAAAATGGAATTCTAACCTTTTTAGACTTCCAAATGCAAAACTGGACACAAAAACACATAAAAATTAAATAAGCCTATAAAATTTTACAGACTCAAAAAATTAAAAATAGTATTATTGGGTATTGAGGTTTAATTTCATACATTACTTAATACAAACAACAATAATTCTAGGACTGCATGCACACAGACAAGAATTGCTATTAATTCTAATATTTTAGATTCGTGTTAAATTGCCTCAATATCTATAAAAATTGCTTTTTATTTTATATTGTCTGGTGTTAACAAAATTATTAAAAAAATAAGAATAAATAAAGTTCAATTTAGTAAAAACTTTATCTTTATTAAATTTCAAAAGTGAGTGGCATATGATCACTTAACTCTAACCATTTATCTGCATCACCAATTTGTAAATCTTTAACTTTATCTGGTGATGAGAATACATGATCTAAATGAAATGGTTTATCTAATTTTCTATACCAGTAAAATGTAGCTATTGATTCTTCACCTTGCAGTTCACAATTCAAATAATGATATGTATCAACAAGTCCTTTCTCAGATAACCTTTCTGCCATTTCTAAAACATTTTTTCCATGACGTTTATCAGCTAGTCTAACATCACAGTTAAAATCACCGCAGATAATCATGTCTTCATTGAAGAATCCTGAATCCTTGTGTTCATCATAATATTTAGTAATTTCTTTAGGATAATGAAGTACCTTGCTTCCTTCCATATTTGGATTTGTCCAGATGCCTAAAAGATTAAAAGCATCATTAACAGTAACTGGTATGAAATATCTGAGTCCTTTATCATCCAATTCTATTAATTTTAATTTAATATTATCTTTAGCAAATATTCCAAGACCATAATATTGATTTTCACCAACCCAATAATAATTGGAAGCAAATTCACTATATTTTTTTGAATTAACTATTTCCGGATTTTCACATTCCTGAATTACATAAATATCAGCATTCTCTTCAAGAATAGCTGGAAACTTTTCACTGAATTTACCGTTGGCATTCCAAGTAACTATTTTCATAAATATTTTTCCCCTTATACAATTACTATTCAAATATTTTCTATATTGTCCAGAAGATTACAAATTAACTCTTTGATTTTATCAAATTTTTCTTCACCAGGAATCAATCCAAAAGCACCTACAGATTCGAATTCATTTTCATAATATATCCTATGATTTCTACCAGGATACAATACATATGCTCCAATTGTATTTGGAATTGCATCTTTATATGCATGCATTTTAACAATATCCTCATTTTTAAAGGTTTCAGAATCAACATACATTTTATACTTAGCATCAAAATGAATATAATATGTTTTATTATTTGCGTGAACTTCCAATGAATAATCTGGCCTTAATTGAACAGAATATGATTTATAATCATCATCACTTCTTTTAAATGTTTTATTATATAATAATTTTACATCATATCCTTTATAATTAAAAGTTTTACCTATTCCTTCACCTAATTTCAGTGACATTTTATCATCAGTGAATACAAATATGTCTTCAAAATTAACTTTCATATCACATATAATTTCCAAGATTTCAATTAGCTGGAAATAACACCAATATTCATATAATTCAAAGACTTTCTTTTCATGGCCTTTTAATTCATCAGACAGTTCTCTCCATTTTAATTTAAATCCAAATTCAAACATTAAGTAATAGGATAGAATATCTCTATAACCTTCCTTTTTCTGAAGTACTTGAGAATTCAACGGAATATAATTTAAACGGGAAATTTCCTTGAAATATTTTTGAGACAAATAATAATTCAATTCCTTTTTATATATCTTCAATTTATCAGATGCATAACCCTCATCAAGATCATTGAGAAGATGAATAATAAAATCATGAATCAATTCTAAAAAGTATTTATAGAATTTGTTTTCGGCAACATCAATTGTATCTTCATTTTTTGTTTCATTAATCCTTAATGGAATATCAGCATATAATTCTTCAGAATCAAGAATTGCATCAATTAAATCATTTGGATTAATATTTTGTGCAAAAGAAATTGGAACTTCTTCTTTAACATTTTCTAAAGTAGAATATAAATTTCTGGAAAGATATTCAATGATTGAAGGCAAATGCTCTTCCTGAAAAATATATTCCAAAATCATAAACTTTTCATAGGGGCTCTGATTATTATTTTCAAGAATGAATTCTTGATAGCTGGGTGAATTCAGTTCAAATATAATTCCAGAGGCATATTTTGATAAATCACCTATCATTTTAGGATAATGTTTATTGTAATTAAGTTTTCTGGACTGGACTTCGATTGGAAGCTTGAAAACACATTCCTCCTCATGATAAATGTCTAAGAAAGTCTTTCCAACATAACTGGAAAACTGCAGACTGCCTTTATAATTATTACTAAATTTGAATAAAGTCAATGGAGAATTATCTGGAAAATTATTAAGTGTTTTGAATACTTCAAGATTATCATAATCTGTTTCGAAGGAAATATCATATTTTAACTCTTCTAAAATACAAATGTTTGCAAACTCATTAGTTTTATTGTAAATAATAGGTATGTCTTGACTATAATTATATTTGATAGGGACATTATTCAATTCAATATTATCTAGATTAATAGTATTGTTTTGAGAATAATGACTTTCACTAGTTAATGTTATTGTCCCAACAGGAGTTGTTATTTTTACAGTTTGTTTCATTTTAAAACCTAATTAATAAAAGATACATACCTCTGTTTATCCAATACATCAATCATTTCTTCCAATTTTGCTTTTGAAGTTGGATAATCATCACAGGCTTGTAAAAGTTCGTTTAAAGTTTCTCCAATTACCTTTTGAGATCCGTGTAACTTTGGAAGCATCTTCTGTTTTATTTGTGCATCAAAATATCTTTTCCAGTTAGTCCAATTTTTTGGTTCATCTTCATATTTATATGCTGCAAGCATAAAACGGGTGATTTCATTAATTACTCTGAATCCAAAATCAAAACCTGCTTTTCTAAGGATGTTTTGAAATTTAAACATCTCATCTGAATATTCTTCCCAAAATTCATCATTATCAAATTGTTGTTCTAATTCTTGAATTGACATTTCCTGAATTGGTTTTCCCCAGATTTCTTGATCGATTAAAATATCTTCTAAATATCCAATATCTCCTTTAGGTTTTACCATATTGAATTTATTTGTCATATAATCCTTTGCCGAATAAGTTTTAAATTCAATGGTATTTGCTCTATCTAACACTTTAGGGGAAAACATATAAGTTGTCTCATCAACATTAACAGTTCCAATAATGAATAAATTAGGAGGTATTTCAAGTTCATCTTCTCCATGTAAAGGAATAGCTTCATTACTTTCAATTGCAGATAGGAAGTCTGCAAAATACCTTTCAACATGAGAAAGATTCATTTCATCGAGAATAAGGAAATGTGGATAAGATTTTTCTTGAGATTTTTCAATTAAATAATATGCTGGGGTGTATTGAGGTTCATTTTTAATAATATTAAAATAACCTAAAATATGTCTGTTTTCTGTCCAATTGGCGCCCACAGGAATAATTTTATAATTATCTTTTTCATTCAAATATTTTGCAAATAATTGTGAAAGCTTAGTTTTACCAGTTCCAGAATTACCGGTTAAAATTACAAATGGTTTGATCTTGAGAGACAATAAATAATTCTCAATAGTTTCTCTACTGAAATAGTAACCCTCATCTATCAAGTAGTCATAAAATGAATCATATTTTTTCTTTTCAAATAATTTATTAATATTTGCTAATTTTTGATTATCAATGATTTCTGTTAATGTTTTTATTGAAAAAGTATAGGGAGAATCCCAATTTCCATTATGCGTCCAAGTAACTTTTCTTAATTTATGATAAGGTTTATTTGTATCATACATATAATCTGATTCTACAATACCCCTGCCTATAATTGTTTTAGTTCCCTTTCTGACGAATATTACATCCCCAATTTTCATATCATGGACAAACTGCCAACAAGCAAGAGAATCATTAGTAGGATAAGTTTCATCGTCACGAATTTCTTGTAGTTTATGTGCTATTTCATCTTGAGAATTATACTGATTTAGATCACCAGTTCCACTATACCCAATTCCAACATCACCATTTTGACAAAATTCATCCCACCATCCTGCACCTTCGCCTGGTGAAATTAACCAATATCTAATTGATTCAGAACCTATTTCATTTTCTTTGGAGGTAGTGTCTTTAGGGAGCATATCTATATTAATTCTATCAGGTCTTTTAGACTTATCATAGTTTTCTAAAGCTTCAACTAATTCCTCCCTTAATGTGTTATAAAATACGCGTTTACCCTCTTGATTTCTTTTTCTGGCACCATAGAAAAATCTTGGAACCCATATCTCTTTTTCATCGTTGCCATATATTTCTGTTTTATTGAAACGCTCCTTTAATCTTTTTGACGTGTTAACGATATTTGAGTTGTAGGTTTTTTCATTAGGATATCCCAATTCTTCTCGTTTTTTAATAATATCATCATAAGATGCAGTATGATCTTCAAAGTTGTAATTTATCTCTAAAATATTAAGTGTTTTATTATCAATTAAATTTTCATCTTCTAATGCTTCAATCCATTCATCAACAGTTAAATACATGTTATCTGAATAATTGTCATAGATATAATCTTGAATTTTAATAATTTGTTTTAAATCATTTTTCAAAATTTCCTCTGAAGGAATATTGTCTTTTTCATAAAGTTTACATAAGATCATTCCACTTTTATGGATATCAGCAGTTTTAGATTTTGAATTTAAATCAAATGTTTCATCGAAATAATTAATATCAAATGGAGAATTTCCAAGTAATGCTTTAATGTGTATAGCTTTAGTTCTTAAATGTTCCGGAACAAATACTCCATACCTTTCTTCTAATTCTGCATAATTAAAAACTCTCAAAACCAAATATACTCCTGTCATATCAGCTTTAAAAAAATAACCGCTTGCAATGTTGTTATCATTATCTGGTTTGAATACTCCAATCCATGGAATTTCAGATAGTCTGCCAACTCCTGCAGATGCAGTAATCTTATAAGTAGAATCTTCAACTAAATCACTAACTTCATTTTTCAATGTTTGTTGGATGTGGTGAGCAATTGGCGCACTTGTATAGTCATTTTCTTCACGTGCTTCCAGATATTCCTCTAAAACTTTTTGAAAATCATCATTTAACATAAATATTCACCATTACTATTTATAATTAGTTTAAATAAAATCTCCTTTAGGTTTTGCTTCAATTCCTAATTTCTTATACATTCTTCTGGTTGCAGGATTGGATTCAATAGCTAAATATTTATCCCCATCATCTCCGTGTTGGGGTATGACTTCATTTTCCATCCAGTATTTCTTTAATGCAGGTGGTTGACGGCCGAAGTTCCAGAATGATTCATCCGGCTCAAAACCAGTTTTTTCTTTAAGGTCTCTAAGGATTTTATGAGATCTTCTGTAAGGACTTGCAGTTATTAAAATAACATAATTGTCTTTAATCAAATTAATTAAATCTGCTTCATATTTTTGGGATTTAATTTTTTTATCCAAAGGCATTGTTCTTATTTCTTTTGAGTTAGCTATTAACGTATAATTCAAATCCAGTAGAATTATTTTGTCTTTAGGAATTTCCAATTTGTCTTCACGGACGTCCTCTTCTTCCTCTTCTGTTTCAATTATTTTTATTCCGCATTGGTAACAGAATTCGTTATCGTTATTGTTTACTGTGCCACATACGGGGCATGAATTTAATTCCAATACAATCGGCGCATGGTCTGAACCCATTTGGTCTTTTAGGATATATGAGTCAGTCAAAGTATTATCAAAAGTGTTTGACACTAAAAAGTAATCAAATCTGTACCCTTTGTTTTCTTCTCTAAATCCTTTTCTGTTTGGCCACCATGAGAAATTGTCTCCTTCCGGATGGAACTTTCTGAATGCATCAACATACTTGGTTAATATTTCCTTAAACCATTCCTGCTCTTCAGGCAAGAACCCTGATTTGCCTTTGATATTCTTAGGATTTTTAGCATCAATCTCAGCAGATATTCTGTTGAAATCTCCACATATTATTGATGGCTTATTTGATTTGTAAACATATTTTGTGAACTCATCATAGAATCTGTATTTACGATCAAGCCTTTCAGGTGAGCTAGCACCGGATGGGCAATAAACATTATACAGATAAAAGTTTTCAAACTCCATTCTGATTACTCTTCCTTCAGCATCAAACTCCTTATCTCCAAAACCTTTCCTGACAGAAAGAGGTTCAACCTTTGTATAAACAGCAGTACCATAAAAATTGACCAGTTGAGAAGCAGGATAATTGTAAGAAATGTAATTTTCAATTTCCGGTATTTCAGTTGACTTTACTTCTTGAAGACATAATATGTCCGGGTCTTGAGCTATTATCTCTTCTAAAAAACCTTTTTCGATTATTGATTTGAATCCATTAACATTCCAGGATATGATCTTCATTGATATCACTCAATATAGTATTGTTGTTAATAACTTATGGTAGTTGATAAATTTATAATTAATGTGGAATGTCATTACCCGTTGCAATTATTGTTAACGACAATTTAAAAACAAAATAATGTCGTTTGTTGAGCTTCTTTTTTATTGTGTTTTGACCATCATTATGAAATATATTTTAATAAATCATTAATTTGAAATATTACAGGTAACATCTGAATAACAGTTAAGTTTTTGCCATTTAAATGAATTTTCAAATTTAATTTTCCGCAAAAAATAACTCTTTTTGTAGTGAAAAATAAGTATTTTACAATTACCATGTGCATAATGACAAAGTTGTTTTAAGATTTGTTTGAATGTTTCATTTAAATTCAATACCATCTAATTAATTCATATGGTTATTAATGCAACTCATAGAATAAATGTGCCTAAATTCAATTATTTTGATAGTTGATTTGCTGGAAAAAATAGTCGGAAAGTGGCAAAGCATGAAAAAATAAAAAAACAATATTGGCAGGACAAATTCGCCAAATCAATACGCAAAAAAGTATAAAAGTCAACAAATACAAATATAAAATTGCTTTATGCTTAATCAGCATACATAATCAATAGGAGGTGACAACATGGCAGAAACAAAAGAGTGGATCATTGCAATCGTAGGATACATCCTCGCATTAATATCTCCATTACTCGGTGTAATCGCTGGTGCAATAATCTACTTCACACAGAAGGAAAATCCGTTCCTCAGCAAGCATGGTAAATATATAATCATCGTTGCAGTTGCTGTATGGATTATAGGAATAATCCTCGTACTCGGAGGAATTGTACCATCATTAATATAGGCTAATTATACCTATACTTTTTTTATTTTTTTCTATTTTTACTATTTTAAGGAAAATTGAACCTATTCCAATTAATAACTTACCCTTTTTACACATAATTAAACTATCTTTAGCGAATTCACCATGTATGCTGTCTCGTTTGGATTGTCGGATGTGATGAACAGCTCAAGGTCATCCTTTTGAACATAGCTTCCGTACCTCTTAAATAGTATGAAATTAGCCTCATAGACCTTGACGCCGTCAACAATCTGGTAGGGACTTTTCATTTCCGCCTCTATTTCCTTTTGAAATCCCCTGACCTCAAAGTCAAGCATCTTGTCATATTCAAGGACATTTATCGAATAGGAATCACCGCCAACGATCTTGGTGTGACCCACCTTCACAATCTTGGCCGTGAAATTACTGCAGTTGGTTGTGCTTAAGCTGAATAGATTGAAGTCATACCTGCCGTTTTCGGGAAGGAAAACCTCATCGCCCGTGAAATCGCTGTGGATTTCACTGAAAAGGATTGGATTTAAAAGCATGAACGCCAGGCATGCCACCACCGTGACGGTGACAGTGCTTGTTATGAATGCCCTCATTTCACACACCTACATTGTACCTTAGCAGGTAGAAGTTCTTCAATGCCAAAAACGGGTCTCCCGTCATCAGATAGCTTGCCGCCATGAAAATAATTGCATGGGTTAAAACGATTATGCCCAGAAGGGCAAAAACCAGTTTAAACTGTTCGAATAAGTAAATGTTATCAACTCCTAATTGGTTTTTAGAAGCATTAATATAATGGTCTGGTTGAGTATATTAATGGCTGTGTACTAATATTGTGGTGAGGTTGTTTAAGTAGTTTTTGTTAATTATATCTTATATATGGTTATTTAATTTTAATCATGCCAAAAATAAAAATAATGGTGGGGTTATTGGTGGTTTTTAATTATTCAAAATCAGATGGATCATACTCCTCATCATCATAGTAGTATTCATCATCATAATAATACTCATCATCACTGGAAGCATCATCCACTCCATCAGAATAGCCCTGATTGTAAGCTGAATCAGAAGTTCCTGAAGCTTCACCTATGCAAACCCATTCTCCATTGGATTTCAATTGGTATAAATAATCATAATGCTCAACAACGTCTCCAACATGATAATAACCTACAATGCTTCCGTCATCAGCATAGAAAGGGTATGTCTTATCATTATTGGAAGTTGAGGCAGGTGCGCTTTCAGTGGCGTTTACAGTGTCATTTGACTGTTTTCCCTGTTTCCAGTGAATGCTGTTCAGGATATCAATCATTTCCTGCTGGTCGATTCCTATTATGAAAACACTTTGATTAACAGTATTATTATGCTTTATGCCTATAAACACTTCCTTAATATTTTTTTCATCATAATCAAAGCCCAACTGGTCACCCAGTTCCATGACGCTATTCTTATCAAGTTTGTACAATCCGTTATCCTGCTTGACACCACTGCCCACAATGGCATCGGATAAAACTTTTGAGGCCAATGCTCCAGCAAGAGTGTTGGTGTCTACACCTATTAATGTTGTGTTCTTGCCGGTCACATAAGTATTGCCAAGCTCATCACCTTTTTCGAGTTTAGTGCTTGCAGGCACTTGTATTGTGGTTCCGTTTTCAAATAATTCAACTGTTTTTACAGGTTCTTTCATTAAATGAATTGCGATTGCTCCTCCCAATGCAACAATTATTCCTATTAAACATATTATTATTATCTTATTCCTATTTTCCATATTAACTACCTTAAAATATTTTACATTAAAGAGTATATTACTCATAATATTTATATAATTTTATCCCATCTTATTAACACATTTAGTTAGATGCACCTACTAATCCGCACTTCCGCAGAAATGGAAAAATTTCACTCATAATATTCACAATATCTTCCAAAAGCGAGGGGATGTCCCAAACGGCAATAATACTCAACATATCCTCCCTCATCAAAATCGCCAACTATTCCAGCGGCACTGTCAAGAAATTCCTCATAACAATGCTGACAGCCCCAACCGCAATAGCCACCTCTTTTCCTTTCATTAACTTGCACTCTACGGTTCCTTTGATTTGCCTCTGCAATTCTGGCTTTCTTTTCCCTGCTCTCCTTTAACCTTTCCTCGGCCGCCTTTTTGATTTTCTGCTGCTCTTCTGCTTCCTTGGCCATTCTGGCCTTTTCCTCTTCATGCTTGATTTTGTGTTCGGCTATCAGCTGGTCGACCCTGGACTCAATATCCTCACTTCTAATCTGGCCGGATTCTATTTCCCTTTCAAGCTGGTCTCTGATGGCTCTTCCAACAACGCTGAAATCCAATCCGTTATAGTATAACTTATTGCCGAAACTCTTATGGTAAATGAATTTCCCGCCGATTACCCTTTTAAGCTCTCTTTTGGCTTTTTTCTTTTCCATTTCATCAGGCACTGAGGGATTGTCGGATTTGTCTATTCTGTTTCCGCAATTGGGGCAGAAATTATCATCCTTTCGCAACTTGTTCCCGCAATAGATACAAAAATTGTTCATGTTAAACCCTTCTTAACAATTAATTCTATAAATAAACCTCAGATTAATAATTTGTCCATTTACTCAATTTCAAATGGAGACATTTCTATATTAATTTATATTATAACTTGTGTTTAAATATTATTATTTCCAAAAATACACACAAGAGAAACGCATGCCAAGTTTGGCATAAAGGGATTTCATTTAATCAAGAGGTGATAAAACATGGCGAAATTTTGCCCTAATTGTGGCATAGGAGTAGATGAAGACTCAGAATTCTGTACAGAATGCGGAACAAATCTGAAAACAGCAGTCAAACCAAAATCCACAGATGGGAGAATAAAAATCAGCAATTTCATAGGTGAAAATGACAATATCAAGGTACTTGATGAGCAGGGCCCATTCAAAATCATTGAATATGAAAAGGACCTGAGCGTGACACCCCAGGAAGCGATTTACAAGTATTTTTCAAGCAAGATGAACGTGAGGCCAAGGCAATTGGTGGTTGACTTGAGCAAAACCCAGGGAATATATCTTCAGGCGGGAGCGATGCAATGGATGAGCGGTTCCAACAAGCTGTCATCAGGAATTAAGGGAATCGGCGATCTCGGTAAGAAATTCCTGAAGTCAACAGTTACCGGGGAGACCACCGTCAAGCCGGAATACAGCGGAGACGGATATCTTGTAACCGAACAGACCTACAAGCACCTCATCCTTCTTGACTTGAAGGACTGGAACCATAACCTGATGATTGATGACGGCCTGTTTTTGGCCGCTGAAAAATCGGTTAATCTCTCAGTCAAAAAAAGAACAAACCTGTCAAGTGCACTTGCAGCCGCCGAAGGACTGTTCAACACTGTTCTTCATGGAAACGGCCATGTTTGCCTTGAATCACGAATACCACTTAAGGAGCTGATCATCATTGAACTGGAAAACGATACCGTTTCAATCGACGGACCGATGGCAATAGCCTGGACAAGCGACCTTGAACTGACCGTTGAAAGGTCTGCAAAAACATTCGTTGGTTCTGCCGTTTCAGGTGAAGGCTTTGTGAACGTTTACCGTGGAACAGGTAAGATTTTGATGGCTCCATTGACAGGTCATCTCAAACTTAGGGATCTGCCAACATCAGACAAATGATTGTAGAAGCTTTAATGCTTTTACATTCTCCACTTCTATTTTTAAAGCACATCTTGTTAATTTTTTCATAAAAAAAGAAAAGAGATAAGATATCTCTGAATTTTAAACGATACTGTTTCGCAATGCCAATATAATAAGGAGAGACAAGCTCCCCAGGACATGCCATTGAATATCTATTCCTACTCAAATACATTCTTTGTGAATGTGTTCTGCAATTCAACATCCTCAACCAGGAGGTAATGTATCATTCCGTTTCCGGGTGAGTGGGCCTCGACTATCTTGCAGGTGATGTTGTTGTATGAAACGTCGGCAAGCTTGTCCTCAATGACAGGAAGCTTTAAGGCGTCGGTTTCGTTCATGACCAGATAGTCCCCGTTTGTCGGCAGGACAACATATCCCTCAAGGCCTTCCATCCAGTCCCTTGTGTCATTGTTGTTGTAGGTTACCTGATCGGAGTCCATGTTGCTCCAATCCTCCGCAGTGGACCTTGGGCTGATTGCATACACGTAGAATGATACGTTTTCAATTTCAAAGTCGTTTTCCTCGTCAACCGGAGAATCCTCACCCAGAAGACTTGTGAATATTCCGGCACTTACACTTGAAATGCTGAACATAAGTATTATGAAAACTATTAAAAAATATCTCTTTTTCATGATAACACTCCCTTAATTAAAGTTTTAAATGTATAAATTATTATACTTTTCGAAAAAACATTCAATTGTCGGCGCTATCCGATTAGAAGCCTGAGGTTTGCTACTGGAGTCTGTCTCAAGTGATAATCATCAAATGTTTTCTTGCAGTTCTCACCATAGATTTCAGGATGATCGTAGGTGAAGCAGTCATGCCCGTAAAAACCCTGAATATAATTCGGATTCTCCTTCAGCTCCTCTTCAACCCTTTGTCTCATCAGCTCCAATGCCTCTCCCTCATAATTTTCCAGAAAGAGTTCAACAACCCTCTTCTCATACTCCTTATAGGTCATGGGATAGTCTTCCTCATTCAAAGCCATGAAATCATCCCCCTAATCGAAGCCTCCTCCAAGAGTCATGTGCAGGAAATTGACCGGTATGGACTCGAGAAGATAATCCCCAAATACCTTTTTGCAGTTCTTACCATAGATTTCCGGATGGTCATAGCGAAAACAGCTTTCGGCATACAATCCCCTTATGAGATTGGGATCCTTCTTTAAGGCACACTCCAATCTGTCAGTGACAACTTCCCGTTTGCCCTTGGGATATGGATCAAGGAAGAGCTCAATCACCCTCTTTTCATACTCCTCATAATCCATTGGATATTTACTCATTTCAATCACACCCTCCTTTTTTAAGCCTGATTAATCCTTAAAGAATTCCCCTTCATCGCTCATTCCTATTGGGAAGGAGCATCTCTCATGCCATTCGGGAGTGTTCACCTCAGGAATCGGATCATTATCAGATGACTTAATGAATTGCTTCCTCAGTTTCTTAACCATCATCTCCTCAAGGTCTGTGGTGTTCTCAAAGGCCTCCACAAATCCGTCCGGCAGATGCAGGAGCACTATCTGTGTTTTTCCCTCATATGTGAATATGTCCAGTACCTTGAATTTGGAATTCCTGTTGGCGGTGTGCAGTCCCCAATCGGTTCCATGCTCAAACTGGGAGAGATCGGCCATGTACTGTGAGAGTATCAGGTACCTGTGGGTTGTTGTCATGCCTCCTATCTTATTGGTGGCATCAACGAATCCCCTTTCCATCAATATCTGGCCCGGCTCGTATTTGGCTGCAAGCTCTTCATTAAGGTTAACGTCACGGACGTATCTGGATGAGCCGTTGAGTATTGTCCTCACCACATTGTATTCCGGTGACTGAGGGTCCTCTGCAGGGTTCTTGTCATGCTGCACGTAAGGGTAGGCGTTCTTGAGGTATTCTGTATACTCCCAGTCAATCAAATCCTCGTTTTCGCATATCCTGCGTATCTCATCCCTGACCTCCATCAGGGCAAATCCGAAGAGGTTTTCCTCGCCTCCCCACTCATCATCTGAGATGTAAACCAGGGACTGGTCGCCGGTTGCCAATAGCTTTTTCTTCAAATCCTCATCCTGCATGATCTTGTAGTAGCAGGCATTGAGACAGACAGTGTATTTAAACTCCTCCCATCTGTCCTTTTCGCTTTCGGGAACCTCATAGTCTCTCAAGACCTCAATTTGAGTGTCAACGCTGTAATTTCCTGTAAACGATCCGTATCTTGAATACAACACCATGTGCTCAATTGACCTGAACATGTGTGTATCGTTTTGAAACTCCTTTTCATCGGACATGGTTATGAAGTCATTTACGATTCTCCAATCATCACCGATTTGTGAGTATTTAGGCTCTCCGTAGTCCCTCCACAGGAACCCCATGAGGACCTCCCTTGGTGAGTTGAATTTTCTCTTCT
Protein-coding regions in this window:
- a CDS encoding AIM24 family protein, giving the protein MAKFCPNCGIGVDEDSEFCTECGTNLKTAVKPKSTDGRIKISNFIGENDNIKVLDEQGPFKIIEYEKDLSVTPQEAIYKYFSSKMNVRPRQLVVDLSKTQGIYLQAGAMQWMSGSNKLSSGIKGIGDLGKKFLKSTVTGETTVKPEYSGDGYLVTEQTYKHLILLDLKDWNHNLMIDDGLFLAAEKSVNLSVKKRTNLSSALAAAEGLFNTVLHGNGHVCLESRIPLKELIIIELENDTVSIDGPMAIAWTSDLELTVERSAKTFVGSAVSGEGFVNVYRGTGKILMAPLTGHLKLRDLPTSDK
- a CDS encoding NADAR domain-containing protein, which encodes MNEKEYCDEGKYAAPRWLVYPQFSAITMGWRMGYGEDYRMNEPPRTREFYELFPQPQNWMFEKRKFNSPREVLMGFLWRDYGEPKYSQIGDDWRIVNDFITMSDEKEFQNDTHMFRSIEHMVLYSRYGSFTGNYSVDTQIEVLRDYEVPESEKDRWEEFKYTVCLNACYYKIMQDEDLKKKLLATGDQSLVYISDDEWGGEENLFGFALMEVRDEIRRICENEDLIDWEYTEYLKNAYPYVQHDKNPAEDPQSPEYNVVRTILNGSSRYVRDVNLNEELAAKYEPGQILMERGFVDATNKIGGMTTTHRYLILSQYMADLSQFEHGTDWGLHTANRNSKFKVLDIFTYEGKTQIVLLHLPDGFVEAFENTTDLEEMMVKKLRKQFIKSSDNDPIPEVNTPEWHERCSFPIGMSDEGEFFKD